Genomic segment of Anaerolineae bacterium:
AGGGTGATATGGATGATGACACGAGCTAGCTCGGAGTGCCGCAGGCTCTGGCGGATCAGGATGTCCAACGCTCGCGGCCTCATCGCCAACCGCACCATCCAACGCATTTCCCAAAAGAAGCGGGCGAAACGGGCGCGCAACTCGCGCTCATAGGGGCTCAGCCCCCTCATATTGGGGCGCCCATCTCGCAGGGCCCGATCAGCCACTTCAGCAGCCAACAGACCGCTCTCCAGCGCCAGGTCAATTCCCTCGCCCGTCACCGGGTTGACCAGTCCGCAAGCCTCGCCTACCAGCATCACACCGTCCCGCACTACCGGATGGCGTGGGAAATCGGTGCGCAGCGGATACCCTTTGACCGGTCCCGCGCGCCGTGCGCCCTGCAGCCGCTGGGCTAATGCTGGGTGCTGCTCTAGGAAAGGCAACAGCTCGCGCGCCGCTGATGGAGGCTCCTGGCGGCCGTGGGGAAACAACCCCAAGCCGATGTTGGCCCGACCCCCCCCCAAGGGAAACAACCAGGCGTATCCGCGATCGAGCCGGCGATCGAAGTAAAACTCGAAGTTTTCTGAGGGATCCCTTACCCCCTCCCAATAGGCGCGTGCGGCTGAGACAGTCGGAGGCATACGATTCACAAAGCCCCAAGCACGTAAAAGCGGCAGGTTGACCCCCGTGGCGAGGATCACCAGGCGGGCGCGCAGGAGACATGGCTCTCCGCCGCATTGGCCCAGGAGGTCACCTCTCCCCACCACGTCAGATGCAACAGGGCCAAGGACCTTGCAGTCGGGCAGAAAGCGAGCGCCCTGAGCGCGCGCGTGCTCTCGTAGTGTGTCATCCAGCTGAAAACGGGGAATGGTCAGGCCGAAATGCGGCCATCCATCGAGATAATCGGCGAAGTTGACGTGAAGCCGATATCCGGAAGGGGAGAACAGATCGGCTCCAGTCACGCAATGGGCCTGCGCGGCGACCTTGTCTAGCACACCTAGCTCCTGGAGCGCTTTCACCGCGCGAGGGGTAAGCCCATCGCCACAGGTCTTATCTCGGGGAAAACGAGCGCGATCCACCAGGAGCACGTCCCAATCAGCCACGGCAAGCTGCATGGCCACCGCGCTGCCAGCCGGCCCAGCCCCCACGACGAGGACATCTGCCTCCCAGACGCGTCGAGTAACCTGCCGGCCAGAAGTTGTTATCTGTCCGATCGTTGTGGCATCAGGCCGAGGCATCGCGCCCTCTTAAGGGTTCAGGGGTCGGCTGATGGACACCCTCAGCCCAGCACGAACGCATGTCCGAGAGCTCTGAGGATCGTAAAGCTGCTCTGAGCGCGATGCGACACAGGTGTAGCCGAGCGTGAGGGAAGTCCAAATCCGCCAGATGCAATAGCGCTGCGGCTTTTTCGCGAAGGGTGTTCTGACTGCGCGGACAAACCGGCGGCGGCGGAGGAAGCTCGAGCGCGCGCGCAAAGCAGCGCAACTCCTTCTCCCAGACATAGATCAGCGGGCGGATCAGACGAAGTCGGCCTCCAAAGTACTCTGCGCAAGGTGCCATCCCATCCACGCGCCCATGCCGAAACAAGTTCAGCAAAGCGGTCTCAGCCAGATCATCGGCATGGTGGCCCAAAGCGACCACATTACATCCCAATCGGTCGGCGGCGAGGAAAAGCTGCTTGCGGCGGTTCCAGGTACAGCGTTGGCAGTTCATCGGGAGTGGCTCATCGGCCGGAAGCTCGAAATCCTCTGCCACAAACGGGATCCCAGATCTTGCCAGCCAGTCTTCCAGCGGAGTATGAGGCGGAGAAGGGCCACGCGCGTCGCCGCGGATATGAATGGCCACCAATTCATAGCGCTCCGGAGCGCGACGCCGACGAGCGTTCAGCAGATACAGCAGGCTCAGGCTATCCTTGCCGCCAGATACTGCTACTGCGATGCGGTCTCCATCGTGGATCATGTTGTAATCGCGGATGGCCCGGTTAACCGATTTCAACAGAAAGAAAGCCTGGTGTTCGATTCGGCGCGCAGCGCTTCTACTCATCCCGGCCTACCCATCGCTCGATCAGCGATAGAACACCCCACAATAGCAGGATCACCCCGGCCCCCATAGCTAGGCAGCCCAGCCCTAGGACGAGCGCGCCTCCACCATAGATCAGGCCGATCAGGCCACCCCCCACGACCAAGAGCAGCGCGATCACCCAAAACAACAGCTCACGATCGAGGCGGCGACGCCATCCCCGATAGTCGGTCGGCCCCCGAGAGCGACCGGACATCCCTCTCTCCACGCCACACCATGTGGGCGCTCCGTCGCCTTTTTATGGCCTTGCCGCCTCGCCCTCTGTCGGCAGGGCTGGTTGAGGAACCTGGTCGCCGTTAGGTGAAGCGGAGGCCACCGCCATCGCTTCGGGGACCAGGGCCTCTACAGTCGCTTGGCCATCCTCTCGGTGGCCGTCTTGGGCAGCCGCTTTCGCCATGATCTCCAAGCACTCCTTCCCCGTCAGGTCTCCTTTGGCCAGCAGGGCCTGGGCCACCGCTTCAACCTCGCGGGCATGCTGACGCAGGAGCTGCTCAACGCTCTCCTCGGCCTGCTTCCAAAAGCGTTCGATCTCCGGATGTCGGACATCGCCGCGCGCTAGGAAAGCCGGGTCAACAATCGGGGGACCGAAGTAGCCTAGGCTGGCCAGTGTCCACAGGCGATTCCGGATCTGCTGGAAGTCCGATTGTGCGCCGGTCCAATATTCACCCAGGAAGAGCTTCACCGCTACATGGCCGGCCAACGACACCATGATATCGGCCACGATCGTGCGCAGGGGCAGGGCATAAATGTCGTAGTTGGGCACTGGCAGCACGTAGCCCAGCGCCTCTGAACGCCGGATGATGCTCACGCGCACGATCCGTTCGTCGGGGCGCAGGTAATGCTGCGCGACGGCATGGCCGGCCTCATGGTAGGCGACCTGTCGGCGCTGGTCTTCCTGCATTTCCTCAATGGGGTTCTCTAGGCCCATCGCCTGCTCTTGGAAGGCGAGCTCAATGTCGCGCTGGCTCACCTTATCGCGGCCATCGAAGAGAGCAAGGCGCACGGCGTCCTTGGTGATGGCCGACATGATCTTGGCTGGCGTGGCCCAGGCGGTGTCGCTGACGATGGCCTCGATGTCCACCGTATCATCGTGCTTGATCTTGCTCAAATAGTACTTGATGATCTCCCGCCGCCCCGCGCGATCGGGCTTATCCACCACGATGATGCGATCAAAGCGGCCTGGTCGAGTGAGGGCCGGATCGAGCACATCCGGGCGATTAGTCGAGCCCATAAACAGTACATGCCAATTGCGCGGTGGAATGGGCTTCTTGCGGAATTGATACCACTTGGCACGCCATTTCTCCCAGCGCGTCATCTCCCCGATGCCGTCCATCTCATAGAGCAGCCGGGTGAGCGCGCCGGTGCCCCCGAAGAAGGGGAATCCCCCTCCCCAGCCCACGCCGGTCTGCCCCTGGCCACCCATTACCCCGCCGCGTGATACGCCCACAGCATCAATCTCATCAATATAGGCAATACACGCGCCATACTCGCGAGCCAGCTTACGGGCCTTACGTACGAACCAGATCATGCGCAGCACATCCACACCCCAGAACATCGCCCGAAAGCCGGAGCCCTCGATCGAGATGAAAGCCACGCCTGCCTCACCAGCCATCGCTTTGGCCAGGAACGTCTTGCCTGTCCCCGGCTCGCCATACAACAGCAAGCCGTTGATGAATTGCCCCCCCATCTCCTGAAACTTGCTGCGGTCTGATAGGAGCGAGATCCACTGCCGGACCAGCTTCAACAGGTTGGGCTGTCCCTTGTAATCGGCGAAGGTGACCTGCTTGGGATCACCAGGACGGATGATCTCGACCTTGGTCTGGGCCATGAACCAGAAGATCGCTACGAATTGGATGATGACGAACGCGATGGCGAACAGAAGGCGGAAAATGAAGCTCAGGCCAATTAACAGGAGGTTAAGCACTTCTGGGTCCTGATAGGCCCAAAAACCGAGGCCGATTAGAGTCAGCCACAGCCAGGTTGAGCGAATAAAACGGAGCAGGCGGCGAAGGGGATGTTTTCGTCTCGCCTCTAGAGTTTGCGACTTCGGCCTAGCCTCTTTCGGACGACGGCGTAGCCAACCTCTTGATCGGGGAACCGTTTCAGCGCTCGGCTCAGATACAGTTGTAGCCATCGCTTTCCACTCCCTAATCACATCTCACCCAATAAACAGATCGAAGGGCCTGGTTAGGGCGCACTGTCGCTGCGCCTCTATCTCGCCCTCTAACTGATAAGATACATCATACGCAGAGGAAGGAAACCAACGGTGTAAGGAATCTACCGAACGAACAAAAGCGTGAGCGACCAGGAAGCGACGATCGCAACCGCCGTATTTCTGTTCAGTCCATAGAGCTCTGTCATCACGGCGGATAGTTTGTTAGGAACTCGTACGTGATGCGGGCAATATCGGCCATGACAGCGGAGCTGAGCGGCCATTCCAGCCATACCGGCTTGTACAGAAAGACGGAGAGCACGAAAGGCCCATTTGGCCCCCAGACTACCCCCACATCGCCGTGGGTATCGTCAATGAAGCCATGCTTGTGCGCGAACGGTGTCCCCTCTGGCAATCCCAGCTCCAGCAAGGCCCCCACGCGTAGCTTGAGCATCCAGTCAATCATTTGGTGACACTCGTCCGGGGTGATCTGGCCAGGATACGCGGCCAACAACGTGCCCCCTCCGTCGGCACACTGTACGATCATCTCCATCAGCAGGCCCATGTCTTTGGCTGTCGTTTGCATGAACGGATCTGGCTTGGTGTCCAAGTCTTTACGCTGGTTGGCCGGTGTCACGATATGGGGAACCGTCTCCGATGAGCTATAGAATGGGGCAGCCATAAACGTGTTGCGCAGCCCGAGCCGGCGCACCGACTCTGTCAGCACCTGCGCGCCCCGCTCAGGGTCACCATCGCCGATGAACTCCAGCAACTGATTGGAGGAATAGTTGCCACTCTGCAGCATCATGTCAGAGATCAGGGCCTGCATCGAAGCGTCCGGCGCGGCATTCAGCCGGCGATACACCTCGATCAGAATGGGTATCTTGAGCGTGCTCATCGCCGCATAGGCCACTTCCTCGTTGATGCCGATCTCACGTCGGTTACGGAGATCGCGCACCCATACGGCTGGAATCCCTGGAAAGCCCTTCAAGCGATCTAGCAACAGTTCACGCAGCAGTGAGATCTCAGGCCCGGGCGCCGGCTCCTCAACCACTACCAGGTCTACTTGCCGATTGGTAGTGCTAGTCAAGGCGGCGACCAGGCCTGCCACCGAGGCCTGCGCGTCCAGTCGGCGTCCTGGCTTGCCTGGCGCAATCTGGCCGGTGCCCGGAATAACCCGAGGAGGTTGCGGGGCGCGATCATTACGAGAGGCGACTTCCTGAAACCAGCGGGCCAGTGCCGTGGTGTCGAGGGTGAAATGCAAGGGGACTTCCACTCGGGGTGGCGGCTGATGGGCGATTTGAGCCCAGAAGCCGCGCCAGAAGTGCTCACCGCGCCGGTGACTTGCTGCCTCCGCTAGCGTCGCCTGCAGATCAGGCTGGAAGCCGATCTCAGAGGGGTACAAAACCAGGCGCTGTTCAGCATAACGAACGATCACCGGCTGGGCAAGGGATTCACCCAATTGCCGGGCAGCCTCGTCCAAGGTCTGAACCCCGCTTAGGTCCATCCCAGCCACAATTACCCCTGGCGGAATGGGCCCCATTTCTTGCTCGTAGGCCCAGAGCCGAGGACCGAGAGAAACCGCCAGAAAGGCCACCATCCCCAGCAAAAACAGGCGAGACTTACGCATTTGCTCAGCCTTGACCGTCTCACAGCAGAAGGCATAGTGGCGTCGCCCTGCTCACCTTCTCATTCCCACTCGATGGTACCGGGCGGCTTGGAAGTAATGTCATAGACGACTCGGTTGACGCCCGGCACCTCGTTCACAATGCGGCTGCTGATGCGCGCTAGCAACTCGTAAGGGAGCCGCGCCCAATCGGCGGTCATGAAGTCCTCCGTGGTCACCGCCCGTAAGGCCACCACATCGGCATAGGTGCGGCCATCCCCCATCACGCCCACGGATCGCACCGGCAGCAACACCGCAAAGACCTGCGCCGTTTGCCGATAGAGGCCTGCGGCGCGCAGCTCCTCCAGCAGGATTGCGTCCGCTTTGCGCAACGTCTCCAGGCGCGGCCAGGTCACCTCTCCCAAGACGCGAATGGCTAGTCCTGGGCCTGGGAAGGGATGCCGCCAAACGATCTCCTCGGGCAACCCCAATGCTTCACCCACCGCCCGCACCTCGTCCTTGAAGAGATAGCGCAGCGGCTCGATCAACCGGAATGGCAGATCAGGTGGCAGGCCTCCCACGTTGTGGTGCGTCTTGATTTTCTGCGCCGCCCGTGTCTCCGCTGTGGTAGACTCGATCACATCCGGATACAAGGTCCCCTGGGCCAGAAAATCCACCCGCCCTAAGGCCCGTGCCTCGCGCTCGAACACGCGAATGAAACGAGCGCCGATCCGCTTGCGCTTTTCTTCGGGATCGGTTATGCCCTCCAGATCGGCCAGGAACTCCTCACTGGCGTCCACGGCTATCAACCGTAACCCTAACGAGCGCTCGAAGGTCTCCACGACCTGTTGTGGCTCGCCTTGGCGTAATAGCCCAGTGTTGACGAAAATGCAGGTGAGTTGGTCGCCGATGGCGCGGCCGACCAGTGCCGCCGTCACAGCCGAATCCACACCACCGCTCAACCCACAGACCACGCGGCCATCGCCCACCTGCTTGCGAATGTCCGCCACCGCCTCGTCAATGAAAGCCCCTGGCGTCCAGGTCCCCTGGCATCCACACACACGGTAGAGGAAGTTGTGCAGGATCTCGCGGCCATAGCGAGTGTGCGCGACCTCGGGATGAAACTGCAGGCCATACCAGCCGCGCGCCACATCACCCATTGCGGCCACCGGTGAATTCTCAGTGCGGGCCAAGATGGACCAACCGGGCGGCAAGGCTTCAATCCGATCGCCGTGGCTCATCCAGACTAGTTCACACAGGGGTAGGCCCGCAAATAATGGCACATCGGGGGCCAATACGGCCAACTCTGCCGGGCCGTATTCGCGCTCGGCTGCTGGGGCTACGCGCCCACCCAGCTCATGGGCGAGCACCTGCATCCCATAACAGATACCCAGCACTGGCTTCCCTGCTTGGACTACGGCACGAGGCAACCGCGGTGCGCCTGGCTCGTAGACGCTGGCCGGCCCTCCAGAGAGGATGAATCCACGCGGCTCCAGGCGCTGGAAGGCCTCATCCGGCGCATCCCAGGGGATCAGTTCACAGTAGACATGCGCCTCGCGCACGCGCCGGGCGATCAATTGCGCGTATTGGGAACCGAAATCCACCACGGCGATCGCTTCACGCGTCATCCCTGAACCTCTTGCTGTGCTTTCGTTACGCCTTTATCATGCCTCGGACATCAAGAATGCGCAAGTGCAGTCTTCCAACCCCGGAGGTTTAAGCCTTGTTCAGGATTGGGAATTCCTGTTGAAACGGCGCCGGGCCTCAATAGGGGCGAACGCTTGGACCCGGCAGGAAACGCTGTCCGCCACGTAAATGCGTCCCAAGGCATCCACAGCTATGCCCACTGGCTTCTGGAATTGGCCTGGTTCGCTCCCTTGCTGCCCAAACTGTGCTATCGGTCGGCCGTCTGGCTCGTACACTATCACTCGCCATCGCTCCGGATCGGTGACATATACCCAGCCATCTGGCCCTACTGCTACATGCGGCCCATCCACCGTGTTCGCATTCGCCACTGCGACCCAGCTCGCAGCGCTGCCATCGGGTGATAACCGCCAGATCAATCCCCTCTCAGCCTCGGTTAGGTAGATCGCTCCATCCGAAGCTACGGCAACATCCACCGGCTGCCCGGCTCCGATCGCTGCGCCGCGGCCTCCCCACTGCTGTATGATCTCACCCTCCGGTGAAAGGCGCAACAGCCGCAAGCCGCCAGTATCTGCCACGTATAGCTTACCTGAGGTATCCACTCCCAGCCCGCGCGGCCGATACATCGCCAACTCCTCCCCAAAGACGGCTAAGAACTGCCCATCCGATGAGAAGCGCTGCAATCGCTGGGCGGCGGCATCGAGGACGACCACGTTGCCATCTGGTTCTACTACTACATCGAATGGTTCAAGGAATTGCCCTTTGCGCTCACCCCGACGGCCGAAGCTCAGCAGGACTTGGCCCTCCGCGTTCAACTTGACCACGCGGTGGTTGCCGACATCAGCCAGGTATAGGTTCCCCTGTCCATCCACAGCAAGCCCTGCAGGCGATTGGAATTGGCCCAAGCCCGTCCCGCAGCTCCCAACGGCCCATAGCAGACGAACATTGACCTCCGGCGCCGTCGGTGGCCTCGCCGGTGCCCGTTCCGATGCTGTAGAGGGCGCCGGCTGTCCGATCCCTTCAGCCTTCGGTAACGCCTGCAACTCAGCTAGGGTGGGGAGGGCCACCCGCTGATAGCTCCCTTGTGGCGGGAACAGCACCTCGGCCGGCACGATCTGGCGCACCCCACCCGGGGGAGTCCAGTACAAGTTGATATGCGTATGGTTCGTGCGAT
This window contains:
- a CDS encoding NAD(P)/FAD-dependent oxidoreductase, yielding MPRPDATTIGQITTSGRQVTRRVWEADVLVVGAGPAGSAVAMQLAVADWDVLLVDRARFPRDKTCGDGLTPRAVKALQELGVLDKVAAQAHCVTGADLFSPSGYRLHVNFADYLDGWPHFGLTIPRFQLDDTLREHARAQGARFLPDCKVLGPVASDVVGRGDLLGQCGGEPCLLRARLVILATGVNLPLLRAWGFVNRMPPTVSAARAYWEGVRDPSENFEFYFDRRLDRGYAWLFPLGGGRANIGLGLFPHGRQEPPSAARELLPFLEQHPALAQRLQGARRAGPVKGYPLRTDFPRHPVVRDGVMLVGEACGLVNPVTGEGIDLALESGLLAAEVADRALRDGRPNMRGLSPYERELRARFARFFWEMRWMVRLAMRPRALDILIRQSLRHSELARVIIHITLGFVLPHMAFTPQVWRALLS
- a CDS encoding tRNA 2-thiocytidine biosynthesis TtcA family protein, whose translation is MSRSAARRIEHQAFFLLKSVNRAIRDYNMIHDGDRIAVAVSGGKDSLSLLYLLNARRRRAPERYELVAIHIRGDARGPSPPHTPLEDWLARSGIPFVAEDFELPADEPLPMNCQRCTWNRRKQLFLAADRLGCNVVALGHHADDLAETALLNLFRHGRVDGMAPCAEYFGGRLRLIRPLIYVWEKELRCFARALELPPPPPVCPRSQNTLREKAAALLHLADLDFPHARLHLCRIALRAALRSSELSDMRSCWAEGVHQPTPEPLRGRDASA
- a CDS encoding AAA family ATPase encodes the protein MLNLLLIGLSFIFRLLFAIAFVIIQFVAIFWFMAQTKVEIIRPGDPKQVTFADYKGQPNLLKLVRQWISLLSDRSKFQEMGGQFINGLLLYGEPGTGKTFLAKAMAGEAGVAFISIEGSGFRAMFWGVDVLRMIWFVRKARKLAREYGACIAYIDEIDAVGVSRGGVMGGQGQTGVGWGGGFPFFGGTGALTRLLYEMDGIGEMTRWEKWRAKWYQFRKKPIPPRNWHVLFMGSTNRPDVLDPALTRPGRFDRIIVVDKPDRAGRREIIKYYLSKIKHDDTVDIEAIVSDTAWATPAKIMSAITKDAVRLALFDGRDKVSQRDIELAFQEQAMGLENPIEEMQEDQRRQVAYHEAGHAVAQHYLRPDERIVRVSIIRRSEALGYVLPVPNYDIYALPLRTIVADIMVSLAGHVAVKLFLGEYWTGAQSDFQQIRNRLWTLASLGYFGPPIVDPAFLARGDVRHPEIERFWKQAEESVEQLLRQHAREVEAVAQALLAKGDLTGKECLEIMAKAAAQDGHREDGQATVEALVPEAMAVASASPNGDQVPQPALPTEGEAARP
- a CDS encoding class A beta-lactamase-related serine hydrolase; its protein translation is MRKSRLFLLGMVAFLAVSLGPRLWAYEQEMGPIPPGVIVAGMDLSGVQTLDEAARQLGESLAQPVIVRYAEQRLVLYPSEIGFQPDLQATLAEAASHRRGEHFWRGFWAQIAHQPPPRVEVPLHFTLDTTALARWFQEVASRNDRAPQPPRVIPGTGQIAPGKPGRRLDAQASVAGLVAALTSTTNRQVDLVVVEEPAPGPEISLLRELLLDRLKGFPGIPAVWVRDLRNRREIGINEEVAYAAMSTLKIPILIEVYRRLNAAPDASMQALISDMMLQSGNYSSNQLLEFIGDGDPERGAQVLTESVRRLGLRNTFMAAPFYSSSETVPHIVTPANQRKDLDTKPDPFMQTTAKDMGLLMEMIVQCADGGGTLLAAYPGQITPDECHQMIDWMLKLRVGALLELGLPEGTPFAHKHGFIDDTHGDVGVVWGPNGPFVLSVFLYKPVWLEWPLSSAVMADIARITYEFLTNYPP
- the guaA gene encoding glutamine-hydrolyzing GMP synthase, which translates into the protein MTREAIAVVDFGSQYAQLIARRVREAHVYCELIPWDAPDEAFQRLEPRGFILSGGPASVYEPGAPRLPRAVVQAGKPVLGICYGMQVLAHELGGRVAPAAEREYGPAELAVLAPDVPLFAGLPLCELVWMSHGDRIEALPPGWSILARTENSPVAAMGDVARGWYGLQFHPEVAHTRYGREILHNFLYRVCGCQGTWTPGAFIDEAVADIRKQVGDGRVVCGLSGGVDSAVTAALVGRAIGDQLTCIFVNTGLLRQGEPQQVVETFERSLGLRLIAVDASEEFLADLEGITDPEEKRKRIGARFIRVFEREARALGRVDFLAQGTLYPDVIESTTAETRAAQKIKTHHNVGGLPPDLPFRLIEPLRYLFKDEVRAVGEALGLPEEIVWRHPFPGPGLAIRVLGEVTWPRLETLRKADAILLEELRAAGLYRQTAQVFAVLLPVRSVGVMGDGRTYADVVALRAVTTEDFMTADWARLPYELLARISSRIVNEVPGVNRVVYDITSKPPGTIEWE